The Betta splendens chromosome 4, fBetSpl5.4, whole genome shotgun sequence genome contains a region encoding:
- the LOC114852950 gene encoding neurturin — MRYMREKAKWRRSPDVSHSSRTSRRNRQKTKSRDCHLEKKELRVRDLDLGYDSDEIVLSKYCIGTCHSFYKNYDLALKALMDKGSISTKNVSSFPCCRPTRYETMSFMDAQNIWQTIKWLSAANCSCIS, encoded by the exons atgcgatacaTGAGA GAAAAGGCCAAATGGAGACGATCCCCTGATGTCTCACATTCATCCAGGACATCCAGGCGGAATCGCCAGAAGACTAAGAGCAGAGACTGCCACCTGGAGAAGAAAGAGCTGCGGGTCCGTGACCTCGATCTTGGATATGACTCCGATGAGATAGTACTCTCTAAGTATTGCATTGGCACCTGTCACAGCTTCTACAAGAATTATGACCTGGCTCTTAAGGCTCTGATGGATAAAGGCAGCATCTCCACTAAGAATGTCAGCAGCTTCCCCTGCTGTCGGCCTACACGCTATGAGACCATGTCCTTCATGGACGCACAGAATATCTGGCAGACAATTAAGTGGCTGTCTgcagcaaactgcagctgtaTCAGCTGA